The following coding sequences are from one Betaproteobacteria bacterium window:
- a CDS encoding cytochrome c3 family protein — MERQSSNKGFASTLAKLLGLAALVAGTLAVPAAHAGISATKHNLGTTGAAGNNHLTAGTGEICVFCHTPHASNTAVRAPLWNKPTNGGSYTTYTTATSSTINGSVDMTGISLACLSCHDGTQAMDTMINAPGSGGYNASGARLTGATWTGSSVGAATGILAAGVTNLGTDLTNDHPVGIQYCGGGISTGSASTSAASTGACRDGDFFAAANGLVANTRVWWVDSAGGTTNTREKTDMILYARAPTLAGDATSGFFQPFVECASCHDPHTSTNPTFLRVSNTGSAVCLTCHNK, encoded by the coding sequence ATGGAACGACAATCCAGCAATAAGGGGTTCGCCAGCACCCTGGCGAAGCTGCTGGGGCTGGCCGCCCTGGTGGCCGGTACCCTGGCGGTTCCGGCGGCCCACGCCGGCATTTCGGCGACCAAGCACAACCTGGGCACCACCGGCGCCGCCGGCAACAACCACCTGACCGCGGGTACGGGCGAAATCTGCGTGTTCTGCCACACGCCCCACGCCTCCAATACCGCGGTGAGGGCGCCCCTGTGGAACAAGCCGACCAACGGGGGTTCCTATACCACCTATACCACGGCGACTTCCTCGACCATCAATGGTTCGGTGGACATGACCGGTATTTCGCTGGCCTGTCTGTCCTGCCACGACGGCACCCAGGCCATGGACACCATGATCAATGCCCCCGGATCCGGCGGCTACAACGCCTCCGGCGCCCGCCTCACCGGCGCCACCTGGACGGGCTCCAGCGTCGGCGCCGCCACCGGCATTCTGGCTGCCGGCGTCACCAACCTGGGAACCGACCTGACCAACGATCACCCGGTCGGCATCCAGTACTGCGGTGGCGGTATCAGTACGGGCAGCGCCTCGACTTCGGCGGCCAGCACCGGAGCCTGCCGCGACGGCGACTTCTTCGCTGCCGCCAACGGCCTGGTCGCCAATACGCGGGTCTGGTGGGTGGACTCCGCGGGCGGTACGACCAACACGCGGGAAAAGACCGACATGATCCTCTACGCCCGGGCGCCGACCCTGGCCGGTGATGCCACTTCCGGCTTCTTCCAGCCCTTCGTCGAGTGCGCGAGCTGCCACGATCCTCACACCAGCACCAACCCGAC
- a CDS encoding 6-bladed beta-propeller encodes MPRSKPSSPVYRSLAALAVIVLAACAPIQEQKGDARRETLVYPEPPDEPRFVYERTLYGSADVIPQADGSAFKRLVTGLDGDRSEGLAKPYAVAVHRGRIFVSDSAERFVKVFDVPEGRYFKIGEDEQGTLVKPLGIDVDGAGNLYVADATLKAIMVYSRDGKFLRKIGSAKQFERLSSVTVDPAGQRLLVVDIGGVNSDQHKVRVFDALSGTHLFDIGRRGVGAGEFNLPRDAAIGRNGQIYVVDGGNFRVQIFDRDGKYVQSFGSVGKQLGNFARPKEIAADREGNVYVVDAAFGNFQIFNADGDLLMYIGERSEKDGAARYMLPSGIYVDEDGRIYMVDQWFRKVDVFRPYGLASDGGFLGQRPKPVAAR; translated from the coding sequence ATGCCTCGCTCCAAGCCTTCCTCCCCCGTGTATCGCTCGCTGGCCGCCCTGGCCGTGATCGTCCTGGCGGCCTGCGCTCCTATCCAGGAGCAGAAGGGCGATGCGCGGCGGGAAACGCTCGTCTATCCCGAGCCGCCGGACGAACCCCGCTTCGTCTACGAGCGGACGCTCTACGGCAGCGCCGACGTGATTCCCCAGGCGGACGGCAGCGCCTTCAAGCGCCTGGTCACGGGGCTGGACGGTGACCGCTCCGAGGGATTGGCAAAGCCCTACGCCGTGGCGGTGCATCGGGGCCGCATCTTCGTCAGCGACTCGGCGGAGCGCTTCGTCAAGGTCTTCGACGTCCCCGAGGGGCGCTATTTCAAGATCGGCGAAGACGAGCAGGGCACCCTGGTCAAACCGCTGGGCATCGACGTGGACGGCGCGGGCAATCTCTACGTGGCCGACGCCACCCTCAAGGCGATCATGGTCTACAGCCGCGACGGCAAGTTCCTGCGCAAGATCGGCAGCGCCAAGCAGTTCGAGCGCCTGTCGAGCGTGACCGTCGATCCTGCCGGGCAGCGCCTCCTGGTGGTCGATATCGGTGGCGTCAATTCAGATCAGCACAAGGTTCGGGTCTTCGATGCCCTGAGCGGCACGCACCTGTTCGACATCGGCCGGCGCGGCGTGGGCGCCGGAGAATTCAACCTGCCGCGGGACGCCGCCATCGGCCGCAACGGCCAGATCTACGTGGTCGACGGGGGCAATTTCCGCGTACAGATCTTCGACCGCGACGGCAAATACGTGCAGAGCTTCGGTTCGGTGGGCAAGCAACTGGGCAATTTCGCCCGCCCCAAGGAAATCGCCGCCGACCGCGAAGGCAATGTCTACGTGGTCGACGCGGCCTTCGGCAACTTCCAGATCTTCAACGCCGACGGCGATCTGCTCATGTATATCGGCGAGCGTTCCGAAAAGGACGGTGCCGCACGCTACATGCTGCCCTCAGGCATCTATGTGGACGAGGACGGACGCATCTATATGGTCGACCAGTGGTTCCGCAAGGTCGACGTTTTTCGTCCCTATGGCTTGGCGTCCGACGGTGGATTCCTGGGCCAGCGACCCAAGCCTGTGGCCGCCCGCTGA